From the Roseibium salinum genome, one window contains:
- a CDS encoding glycoside hydrolase family 88/105 protein gives MHPLLQQKQHLLPKEGVCELIDRLTDNLVSIEDETGEFLLRLEDGRVIDTKGWAGWEWTHGIGLYGLFKYWQTTGNARAKQIVTDWFEARLAEGTPTKNINTVAPFLTLACLYECDPDPVWRTCLERWAEWVMYEMPRTAEGGLQHIVYNNVNDQQMWDDTLMMSVMPLAKIGLVLDRPEFVEEAKYQFLIHAQYLADTRTGLWFHGWTFDGNHNFARALWARGNSWITIAIPEFVDLLDLKEGDPLRRHLLSLLSRQAAALKEMQDPSGLWHTLVDDPDSYLEASATAGFAYGLLKAVRKRYLPPDYLPVAERGVKGVIDNINEDGELLQVSFGTAMGHDLDFYRNIALTSMPYGQAMAMLCLSEFLLTYI, from the coding sequence ATGCATCCCCTGCTTCAACAAAAACAGCATCTCCTGCCGAAAGAAGGCGTTTGCGAGCTGATAGATCGGCTCACGGACAATCTCGTCAGCATTGAGGACGAGACCGGCGAGTTCCTGTTGCGGCTTGAAGACGGGCGGGTAATCGACACCAAGGGTTGGGCCGGTTGGGAATGGACCCACGGGATCGGCCTCTACGGGCTGTTCAAATACTGGCAGACAACCGGCAACGCACGGGCGAAGCAGATCGTCACCGACTGGTTCGAGGCGCGTCTCGCCGAGGGCACGCCCACCAAGAACATCAACACGGTTGCCCCCTTCCTCACTCTCGCATGCCTCTACGAGTGCGACCCGGACCCGGTCTGGCGCACCTGTCTGGAACGGTGGGCGGAATGGGTGATGTACGAAATGCCGCGCACCGCCGAGGGCGGGCTGCAGCACATCGTCTACAACAACGTCAACGACCAGCAGATGTGGGACGACACGCTCATGATGAGCGTCATGCCGCTGGCAAAGATCGGGCTGGTTCTCGACCGCCCCGAGTTCGTCGAGGAAGCCAAATACCAGTTCCTTATCCACGCGCAGTATCTCGCCGATACACGGACGGGCCTGTGGTTCCACGGCTGGACCTTCGACGGCAATCACAATTTCGCCCGGGCGCTGTGGGCGCGCGGCAACAGTTGGATCACCATTGCGATCCCCGAGTTTGTCGACCTGCTCGATCTCAAGGAGGGCGATCCGCTGCGCCGTCACCTTCTGTCGTTGTTGTCGCGGCAGGCGGCGGCGCTCAAGGAGATGCAGGATCCGTCCGGGCTGTGGCACACGCTGGTCGACGATCCGGACAGCTATCTGGAAGCCTCGGCAACGGCGGGCTTTGCCTATGGTCTGCTCAAGGCCGTGCGTAAACGCTATCTGCCGCCGGACTACCTGCCCGTGGCCGAGCGCGGGGTCAAAGGCGTGATCGACAACATCAACGAGGACGGTGAACTGCTGCAGGTCTCCTTCGGCACCGCCATGGGCCACGACCTCGATTTCTACCGCAATATCGCTCTCACCTCGATGCCCTACGGACAGGCGATGGCGATGCTGTGCCTGAGCGAATTTCTGTTGACCTACATCTGA
- a CDS encoding EF-hand domain-containing protein: protein MFKTDITALLAGSALALSVAASPAVAAIDFSNWDSDSNGSLSKQEFNSGFDNAQVFSAWDDDGDGKLSREEFEAAAADNQDKMQERFGDTDVYAIWDTDADGEVSEREFKESAWGVYDPDADNIIEEPELGDLGDDMGDEGFWDV, encoded by the coding sequence ATGTTCAAGACTGATATCACCGCCCTTCTTGCCGGTTCGGCACTTGCGCTGTCGGTGGCGGCATCGCCTGCCGTGGCTGCCATTGATTTCAGCAACTGGGATTCCGACAGCAACGGTTCGTTGAGCAAGCAGGAATTCAACAGCGGGTTCGATAACGCCCAGGTCTTCAGCGCTTGGGACGACGATGGCGACGGCAAGCTGTCGCGCGAGGAATTCGAAGCGGCTGCCGCTGACAACCAGGATAAGATGCAGGAGCGCTTCGGAGATACCGACGTTTACGCGATCTGGGATACAGACGCTGATGGTGAAGTCTCCGAACGGGAGTTCAAAGAGAGCGCCTGGGGGGTCTACGATCCCGACGCCGACAACATCATCGAGGAGCCGGAACTCGGCGATCTTGGTGACGATATGGGCGACGAAGGCTTCTGGGACGTCTGA
- a CDS encoding DUF4166 domain-containing protein codes for MRHERPIPTAPILRDGRFRDLVGEAAWNSLPAAVQRRFGKRLTGGASVVYQGTVVTMRMNPAGWLLAQLARLLGGPLPYDMSSVNQPAVVSVTEDCAGEGQFWIRQYGRAAGFPQVIHSSKRFAGPTGIEEYIGAGIGMALRVTADPDGLLFESDHYFIQLGYRKLRLPAWLRPGALTIAHKERGNGRFLFSLTLKSRLFGELVHQDALFHDVEA; via the coding sequence ATGCGACACGAACGCCCAATCCCGACCGCCCCAATTCTTCGCGATGGCCGTTTTCGTGACTTGGTCGGAGAGGCGGCATGGAACAGCCTTCCGGCGGCCGTTCAACGGCGCTTCGGCAAACGCCTGACAGGCGGAGCGAGCGTCGTCTATCAGGGCACAGTCGTCACGATGCGCATGAACCCGGCTGGATGGCTCCTTGCACAGCTTGCCCGCCTTCTGGGCGGGCCGCTGCCTTACGACATGTCCTCGGTGAACCAGCCCGCCGTCGTCTCGGTCACGGAAGATTGCGCCGGAGAAGGCCAGTTCTGGATCCGCCAGTATGGACGCGCCGCCGGATTTCCGCAGGTCATCCACAGCTCCAAGCGCTTCGCCGGCCCAACCGGCATCGAGGAGTATATCGGAGCGGGGATCGGCATGGCGCTGCGTGTCACGGCCGATCCCGACGGCCTGCTCTTTGAGAGCGATCACTACTTTATCCAACTCGGTTACCGGAAGCTGCGGTTGCCGGCCTGGTTACGGCCCGGCGCCCTGACCATTGCCCACAAGGAGCGCGGCAACGGGCGGTTTCTCTTTTCACTCACCCTCAAGAGCCGCCTGTTCGGCGAACTGGTCCACCAGGACGCGCTCTTTCACGATGTGGAGGCCTAG
- the bhcR gene encoding HTH-type transcriptional regulator BhcR, whose product MTEMKTDSSATRRARGRPRAWDDKSGQNTIKSLDRAMAVFEHLSTQSGVSLSALSDQMGESTATLYRILFTLEVRGLVEFDQGQQLWHIGPGAFIIGARFLRRTSLVERARPILRELMEATGETANLGVAQGDQVLFVSQVETHANIRAFFPPGTLSPLHASGIGKALLASMDPAQCERILKQGPRERFTEYTLCDPDLLKADLERTRGRGYSIDGEEKNLGMRCIAAPVFNHFGEAIAGLSVSGPTSRVSEEMTDDLAAAVKASAAALTAALGGDVTPPRS is encoded by the coding sequence ATGACGGAGATGAAAACCGACTCTTCCGCCACCCGCCGCGCCCGCGGGCGTCCCCGTGCGTGGGACGACAAGAGCGGGCAGAACACCATCAAGTCGCTCGACCGGGCGATGGCGGTGTTCGAGCATCTGAGTACCCAGTCGGGTGTCTCGCTCTCCGCGCTGTCGGACCAGATGGGCGAGTCCACCGCGACCCTCTACAGGATCCTCTTCACGCTCGAGGTGCGCGGCCTCGTCGAGTTCGACCAGGGTCAGCAGCTGTGGCACATCGGACCGGGCGCCTTCATCATCGGCGCCCGGTTTTTGAGGCGGACGAGCCTGGTCGAAAGGGCGCGGCCCATCCTGCGCGAGTTGATGGAAGCAACCGGCGAGACCGCCAATCTGGGCGTTGCGCAAGGCGATCAGGTGCTGTTCGTTAGCCAGGTCGAGACCCATGCGAATATCCGTGCCTTCTTCCCGCCCGGAACCCTCTCGCCGCTGCACGCCTCCGGCATCGGCAAGGCGCTGCTCGCCTCCATGGACCCGGCCCAGTGCGAGCGTATCCTGAAACAGGGCCCGCGTGAGAGATTTACCGAATACACCTTGTGCGACCCGGATCTCCTGAAAGCGGATCTGGAACGGACGCGCGGGCGCGGATATTCGATCGACGGGGAGGAAAAGAACCTCGGCATGCGCTGCATCGCCGCCCCGGTCTTCAATCATTTCGGCGAGGCGATTGCCGGGCTCTCGGTATCCGGGCCGACAAGCCGTGTCTCTGAGGAAATGACCGACGATCTGGCGGCAGCGGTGAAGGCGTCCGCCGCCGCACTCACCGCCGCACTCGGCGGGGACGTTACTCCGCCGCGTTCCTGA
- the bhcA gene encoding L-aspartate--glyoxylate aminotransferase BhcA, with protein sequence MSFQNPVFIPGPTNMPEALRKACDMPTLDHRSPLFGEILRPALAGVKKVLKTDRAEVFIFPSTGTGGWETVITNTLSPGDKILAARNGMFSHRWIDMCQRHGLKVEIVETPWGTGLPADRYEEILTADTNHEIKAVLATHNETATGVKSDIAAVRRALNAARHPALLLVDGVSSIASMDFRMDEWGVDAAVTGSQKGFMLPAGLAIVALSPRALAAVEAARLPRTFFDIRDMTKAYASNAYPYTPAVGLLNGLKQSCDMLLGEGLDAVFARHHRIAEGVRAAVSAWGLELCAQTPDVYSDTVSAIRTPDGFNATDIVTHAARKYGVAFGVGLGEVAGKVFRIGHLGSLTDVMTLSGIGTAEMVMADLGLDIRLGSGVAAAQEYYRNEEVLSSRKAA encoded by the coding sequence ATGAGCTTTCAAAACCCGGTCTTCATTCCAGGCCCGACAAACATGCCAGAGGCCCTCCGCAAGGCCTGCGACATGCCGACCCTGGATCACCGCTCGCCGCTGTTCGGAGAGATCCTCCGTCCGGCCCTGGCGGGCGTCAAAAAGGTCCTGAAAACGGACCGCGCCGAAGTCTTCATCTTTCCGTCCACCGGGACGGGCGGCTGGGAGACCGTCATCACCAATACCTTGAGCCCGGGCGACAAGATCCTGGCGGCACGCAACGGCATGTTCTCTCATCGTTGGATCGACATGTGCCAGCGCCACGGCCTGAAGGTCGAGATCGTCGAGACGCCCTGGGGAACGGGTCTTCCGGCGGACCGCTACGAGGAGATCCTGACGGCCGATACCAACCACGAGATCAAGGCGGTTCTGGCCACCCACAACGAGACGGCAACCGGCGTCAAATCGGATATCGCGGCCGTTCGCCGTGCCCTCAACGCCGCACGGCATCCGGCGCTGCTGCTGGTCGACGGCGTCAGTTCCATCGCCTCGATGGATTTCCGCATGGACGAATGGGGCGTCGATGCCGCCGTCACCGGATCGCAGAAAGGCTTCATGCTTCCGGCGGGCCTTGCAATCGTCGCGCTGTCGCCCAGGGCACTGGCCGCGGTGGAAGCCGCCAGGCTGCCGCGCACCTTCTTCGACATTCGCGACATGACCAAGGCCTATGCCTCGAACGCCTATCCCTACACGCCGGCCGTCGGACTTCTGAACGGCCTGAAGCAGAGCTGCGACATGCTGCTCGGCGAAGGGCTCGACGCCGTCTTTGCCCGGCACCACCGCATTGCCGAAGGCGTGCGCGCCGCCGTCAGCGCCTGGGGTCTGGAGCTGTGCGCGCAAACGCCGGACGTTTATTCCGACACGGTCAGCGCGATCCGCACGCCGGACGGTTTCAACGCCACCGACATCGTCACGCATGCGGCCCGGAAATACGGCGTCGCCTTCGGCGTCGGTCTCGGGGAAGTCGCCGGCAAGGTCTTCCGCATCGGCCATCTGGGCAGCCTGACCGACGTCATGACGCTCTCCGGTATCGGGACCGCGGAAATGGTCATGGCCGATCTCGGCCTTGACATCCGCCTTGGCTCCGGCGTTGCCGCCGCCCAGGAATATTACCGTAACGAGGAAGTCCTTTCGTCCAGGAAAGCAGCATGA
- a CDS encoding IclR family transcriptional regulator domain-containing protein, whose protein sequence is MSDTTTKTENAAAVLKVFAVFESLAEEKSASLGEIAQTAMTSKTTAHRLLNTLIDLGYAVQDPETEKYSLTLKLFSLAARSLSGRSDLLKVADRVMGKLSRATGESINLGVFDDREQKVTYIHKYDSFYSLSMQSTLGLRNPLHSTSLGKALLAWRDDAEVSERLASMDLIQVAPRTITDPDVLREQLKATRLRGYSEEIEESEAGVRCMATPILDHMGKSVAAISIGFPLFRFDEAKKAEYIALLKAAGEEASAALGHEGGIAGATPGQPS, encoded by the coding sequence ATGTCCGATACCACCACGAAAACTGAAAACGCGGCTGCGGTTCTGAAGGTGTTCGCCGTCTTCGAGAGCCTCGCGGAAGAAAAGAGCGCCAGCCTCGGCGAAATCGCACAAACGGCCATGACGTCGAAGACCACCGCGCACCGGCTGCTCAACACGCTCATCGATCTCGGCTACGCGGTGCAGGATCCCGAGACCGAGAAATATTCTCTGACGCTCAAGCTCTTCAGCCTTGCCGCCCGCTCACTCTCCGGCCGCTCCGACCTCCTGAAGGTGGCGGACCGCGTTATGGGCAAGCTCTCGCGGGCCACGGGCGAGTCGATCAATCTCGGGGTCTTCGACGACCGCGAGCAGAAGGTCACCTATATCCACAAGTACGATTCCTTCTACAGCCTGTCGATGCAGTCGACCCTCGGCCTGCGCAATCCGCTGCACTCGACCTCGCTCGGCAAGGCGCTGCTGGCGTGGCGGGACGATGCGGAGGTCAGCGAACGGCTTGCCTCGATGGACCTCATCCAGGTCGCGCCGCGCACGATCACCGACCCGGATGTGCTGCGCGAACAGCTCAAGGCCACGCGTCTGCGCGGCTATTCCGAAGAGATCGAGGAGAGCGAGGCAGGGGTGCGCTGCATGGCGACACCCATCCTCGACCACATGGGGAAATCCGTCGCGGCGATCTCCATCGGCTTTCCGCTCTTCCGCTTCGACGAGGCGAAGAAGGCGGAGTACATTGCCCTGCTCAAGGCGGCCGGCGAGGAAGCCTCGGCCGCGCTCGGCCATGAAGGCGGCATCGCCGGCGCCACGCCCGGCCAACCGTCCTGA
- a CDS encoding GbsR/MarR family transcriptional regulator, with the protein MTEITDMSDASAKAKFILYWGDMGSQWGVNRSVAQIHALLFLSTEPLNAEQISSELGIARSNVSNSLKELVGWRLIQRVPVAGDRREHFVAETDVWEMALLITKGRKEREIDPAIRAIDICVSQAENEPGLHPVVLGRMHDMQEFLQTADRWSEQMLSVPKAKLAMLMKMGDKVLSLLKIGGKKTE; encoded by the coding sequence ATGACAGAAATTACTGACATGTCCGACGCATCGGCAAAGGCAAAGTTCATCCTCTACTGGGGCGACATGGGCAGCCAGTGGGGCGTCAACCGGTCCGTGGCGCAGATCCATGCACTGCTGTTCCTCAGTACCGAGCCGCTCAACGCCGAACAGATCTCTTCCGAACTGGGGATCGCGCGCTCCAACGTCTCCAATTCGCTGAAGGAACTTGTCGGCTGGCGTCTCATTCAACGCGTCCCGGTCGCGGGCGATCGCCGGGAGCATTTCGTTGCCGAGACGGATGTCTGGGAAATGGCCTTGCTGATCACCAAGGGCCGCAAGGAACGCGAGATCGACCCCGCCATCCGGGCGATCGATATCTGCGTGAGCCAGGCGGAAAACGAGCCCGGTCTTCACCCCGTCGTGCTCGGTCGGATGCACGATATGCAGGAATTCCTGCAAACCGCGGACCGCTGGTCAGAACAGATGCTGAGCGTACCGAAGGCGAAGCTCGCCATGTTGATGAAGATGGGGGACAAGGTTCTGTCGCTCCTCAAGATCGGCGGCAAAAAGACGGAATAG
- the bhcC gene encoding 3-hydroxy-D-aspartate aldolase BhcC: MNAQTGFEKLEVGYDIPAVPGMDEADIQTPCLVLDLDALERNIKKMGDYARDHGMRHRVHGKMHKSVDVAKLQERLGGAVGVCCQKVSEAEVFARGGIKDILVSNQVRDPAKIDRLARLPKLGARTIVCVDDIANVADLSAAAQKHGTTLEVFIEIDCGAGRCGVTTSEDVVAIAKAVDAAANLKFTGIQAYQGAMQHLDTYEARKEKLDIAIAMVKDAVEALKAAGLEPELVSGGGTGSYYFESNSGVYNELQCGSYAFMDADYGRILDKDGNRIDQGEWENAFFILTQVMSHAKPDKAICDAGLKAQSVDSGLPFIYGRDDVEYVKCSDEHGVIADPKGVLKVGEKLKLVPGHCDPTANVHDWYVGVRNGKVETVWPVSARGKAY, translated from the coding sequence ATGAACGCACAAACCGGTTTTGAAAAACTCGAAGTCGGCTACGACATTCCGGCCGTGCCGGGCATGGACGAAGCCGATATCCAGACCCCGTGCCTGGTGCTCGATCTCGATGCGCTGGAACGCAACATCAAGAAGATGGGCGACTATGCCCGGGACCACGGCATGCGTCACCGGGTGCATGGCAAGATGCACAAGTCCGTCGACGTCGCCAAATTGCAGGAGCGTCTTGGCGGCGCCGTCGGCGTCTGCTGCCAGAAGGTGAGCGAGGCGGAGGTCTTTGCCCGCGGCGGCATCAAGGACATTCTGGTGTCCAACCAGGTGCGCGACCCGGCCAAGATCGACCGGTTGGCGCGGCTGCCGAAACTCGGCGCCCGCACCATCGTCTGTGTTGATGACATTGCCAATGTCGCCGATCTTTCGGCGGCGGCGCAAAAGCACGGCACCACGCTGGAGGTCTTCATCGAGATCGACTGCGGCGCCGGGCGCTGCGGTGTCACGACGAGCGAAGACGTTGTCGCGATCGCCAAGGCCGTCGACGCGGCCGCCAACCTGAAGTTTACCGGCATCCAAGCCTACCAGGGCGCCATGCAGCACCTGGACACCTATGAGGCCCGCAAGGAAAAGCTGGATATCGCCATTGCCATGGTCAAGGATGCGGTCGAGGCGTTGAAAGCGGCCGGGCTCGAGCCGGAACTCGTTTCCGGCGGCGGCACCGGGTCCTACTATTTCGAGTCCAATTCCGGCGTCTATAACGAACTGCAATGCGGGTCCTATGCCTTCATGGATGCCGACTACGGCCGCATACTGGACAAGGACGGCAATCGCATCGACCAGGGGGAATGGGAAAACGCCTTCTTCATTCTCACCCAGGTGATGAGCCATGCCAAGCCGGACAAGGCGATCTGCGACGCCGGGCTGAAGGCCCAGTCCGTCGACAGCGGCCTGCCTTTCATCTATGGCCGCGACGACGTGGAATACGTCAAGTGCTCGGACGAGCACGGCGTCATCGCCGATCCGAAGGGCGTCCTGAAAGTCGGCGAAAAGCTGAAGCTGGTCCCGGGCCATTGCGACCCGACCGCCAATGTTCACGACTGGTATGTCGGCGTGCGCAACGGCAAGGTCGAAACCGTCTGGCCGGTCTCCGCGCGCGGCAAGGCGTATTGA
- a CDS encoding bifunctional allantoicase/(S)-ureidoglycine aminohydrolase, which produces MPQSNGPYSYYAPKGGHPGQETLLTDRAVFTQAYAVIPRGTMRDIVTSALPFWEGTRVWILSRPLSGFAETFSQYIVEVSPEGGSDRPETDPMAEGVIFVVEGEAVLTAEGQSYPLRAGSYAYLPPQTGWTIRNKSAEAVRFHWIRKAYEPVDGLDLPELFVTHESEITPNAMPGTEGKWATTRFVDPEDLRHDMHVNVVTFQPGAVIPFAETHVMEHGLYVLQGKAVYRLNQDWVEVEAGDYMWLRAFCPQACYAGGPGPFRYLLYKDVNRHAKLRPAAGFEAGTRQQAFRNAAE; this is translated from the coding sequence ATGCCGCAGTCAAACGGACCTTACAGCTATTACGCGCCAAAAGGGGGGCATCCCGGGCAGGAAACGCTTCTGACCGACCGGGCCGTTTTCACCCAGGCCTATGCGGTCATACCGCGCGGAACGATGCGCGACATTGTCACCAGCGCCCTGCCCTTCTGGGAAGGCACGCGCGTGTGGATCCTGTCCCGGCCGCTGTCGGGATTTGCCGAGACCTTTTCGCAGTATATCGTCGAGGTATCGCCTGAAGGAGGCTCCGACCGGCCGGAGACCGATCCCATGGCCGAGGGCGTCATCTTCGTGGTCGAAGGCGAGGCGGTTCTGACAGCTGAAGGACAGTCCTATCCGCTGCGGGCGGGAAGTTACGCCTATCTGCCGCCGCAGACCGGCTGGACCATCCGCAACAAATCCGCCGAGGCGGTGCGTTTCCACTGGATCCGCAAGGCCTACGAGCCCGTCGACGGGCTGGACCTGCCGGAGCTGTTCGTGACCCACGAAAGCGAAATCACCCCGAATGCGATGCCAGGAACCGAGGGCAAATGGGCGACGACGCGGTTTGTCGACCCGGAAGACCTGCGCCACGACATGCATGTCAACGTGGTCACGTTCCAGCCGGGCGCGGTCATTCCCTTTGCCGAGACCCACGTGATGGAGCACGGGCTCTACGTGCTGCAGGGCAAGGCGGTCTACCGGTTGAACCAGGACTGGGTGGAAGTGGAGGCCGGCGACTACATGTGGCTGCGCGCCTTCTGTCCGCAAGCCTGCTACGCGGGCGGGCCGGGCCCTTTCCGCTACCTTCTCTACAAGGACGTCAACCGGCACGCGAAGCTGCGGCCCGCCGCCGGTTTCGAGGCCGGCACCCGGCAGCAGGCGTTCAGGAACGCGGCGGAGTAA
- the bhcB gene encoding beta-hydroxyaspartate dehydratase BhcB: MKTDALNTYIPTLEDMLVAHERIKPHIHRTPVLTSSFLNELTGAELFFKCENFQKAGAFKVRGASNAVFGLDAETAKAGVATHSSGNHALSLSYAAGRRGIPCHVVMPKTAPQAKKDAVRGYGGIITECEPSTSSREAVFAEVQAKTGAEFVHPYNDHRVIAGQGTCSRELLDQTDGLDAVIAPIGGGGMVSGTCLTLSNLAPEVKIYAAEPEQADDAARSFRAGHIIADDAPNTVADGLKVPLKELTWHFVSNHVTDILTASEQEIVDAMRLIWARMKIVMEPSSAVPLATILKNRDVFAGKRVGVIITGGNVDLDKLPWTLS; encoded by the coding sequence ATGAAAACCGACGCCTTGAACACCTATATTCCGACGCTTGAGGACATGCTGGTGGCCCATGAGCGCATCAAGCCGCACATCCACCGCACCCCGGTCCTGACCTCGTCCTTTCTGAACGAGTTGACCGGCGCCGAGCTGTTCTTCAAATGCGAGAACTTCCAGAAGGCGGGCGCCTTCAAGGTGCGCGGCGCCTCCAACGCGGTCTTCGGCCTCGACGCGGAAACGGCCAAAGCGGGTGTTGCCACGCACAGTTCCGGCAACCATGCGCTGAGCCTTTCCTATGCGGCCGGACGGCGGGGCATTCCCTGTCATGTGGTGATGCCGAAAACGGCGCCACAGGCCAAGAAGGATGCGGTGCGCGGCTATGGCGGCATCATCACCGAGTGCGAGCCGTCGACCTCCAGCCGCGAGGCGGTCTTTGCCGAAGTGCAGGCAAAGACGGGGGCCGAATTCGTTCACCCCTATAACGACCACCGCGTGATTGCCGGCCAGGGCACCTGCTCCAGGGAACTTCTGGACCAGACCGACGGCCTCGACGCGGTGATCGCGCCGATCGGCGGCGGCGGCATGGTGTCCGGCACGTGCCTGACCCTTTCCAACCTTGCGCCGGAGGTGAAGATCTACGCCGCAGAACCGGAACAGGCGGACGATGCCGCGCGCAGCTTCCGGGCCGGTCACATCATTGCCGACGACGCACCCAATACGGTTGCCGACGGACTGAAAGTGCCGCTGAAGGAGCTGACCTGGCACTTTGTCTCCAATCACGTCACCGACATCCTGACAGCGTCCGAACAGGAGATCGTCGACGCCATGCGTCTGATCTGGGCCCGGATGAAGATCGTGATGGAACCGTCTTCCGCCGTACCGCTCGCCACTATTCTCAAGAACAGGGACGTCTTCGCGGGAAAACGCGTCGGCGTGATCATTACCGGCGGCAATGTCGACCTCGACAAGCTGCCCTGGACCCTAAGCTAA
- a CDS encoding SGNH/GDSL hydrolase family protein — translation MKTVLCYGDSNTYGSSPMKPDGSWFRYGPDIRWPRRLASLLGPDWHVIEEGLPGRTTCHDNPFDGPHKNGLRHLPVALESHAPIDLIIVMLGTNDLKAFLGLTPPDIAKGLRSLLLQIRRSEASPDKGAPDVLVVAPVPIEECGPTAESLAGGAAKSRALASLFASLAEEFGARFFDAGSVATVSAEDGVHLTAEAHIAIADTIASRF, via the coding sequence ATGAAAACCGTGCTTTGCTACGGCGACTCCAACACCTACGGCTCGTCACCGATGAAACCGGATGGAAGCTGGTTCCGCTACGGACCCGATATCCGGTGGCCGCGCCGGCTCGCATCGCTGCTCGGACCGGACTGGCACGTGATCGAAGAGGGATTGCCGGGCCGCACGACCTGCCACGACAACCCGTTCGACGGCCCGCACAAGAACGGCCTGCGCCACCTGCCGGTCGCGCTCGAAAGTCATGCGCCGATCGACCTGATCATCGTCATGCTCGGCACCAACGACCTCAAGGCCTTTCTCGGCCTCACCCCGCCGGACATCGCCAAGGGGCTGCGCAGCCTGCTTCTGCAGATCCGCCGCAGCGAGGCGAGCCCGGACAAGGGGGCCCCGGACGTGCTCGTGGTCGCGCCGGTGCCGATCGAGGAATGCGGCCCGACCGCCGAAAGCCTTGCAGGCGGCGCGGCGAAATCACGGGCACTGGCCTCTCTCTTTGCCAGCCTGGCGGAGGAATTCGGCGCGCGCTTTTTCGACGCGGGCTCGGTGGCAACGGTTTCAGCGGAGGACGGTGTTCACCTCACCGCGGAGGCCCATATCGCCATCGCGGACACCATCGCTTCCCGATTCTAG
- a CDS encoding 4'-phosphopantetheinyl transferase family protein, translating to MNDENEGVWMTLSDNPAGFLSLGPAANGRAIMTPDRAALWWLSLDRIGDRDWQDLKGLLTEAERARSERFHFEGDRQVYIAAHATCRGLLSYCTGHAPLSWDFSVEDHGKPELVCPPGGPRLRVNISHTRGLAAAALTVEHDIGVDVEWLQRTTPAEKLAERVFAEPERKVLAAAPEQRKLDTFLTFWTLKEAYVKAIGKGLSQPLDAFSFDLETLRIRFDDRLADDPEHWHFERYSPGPDHLMALAIRHPDPARLAVDAMPAPLDWLRDLAGK from the coding sequence GTGAACGACGAGAATGAAGGCGTTTGGATGACCTTGAGTGACAACCCGGCTGGTTTCCTGTCGCTTGGCCCGGCGGCGAACGGAAGGGCGATCATGACGCCGGACCGCGCGGCACTGTGGTGGCTTTCCCTCGACAGGATCGGGGACCGGGACTGGCAGGACCTGAAAGGTCTGCTCACGGAGGCGGAACGCGCGCGCTCCGAGAGGTTTCATTTCGAAGGCGACAGGCAGGTCTATATTGCCGCCCATGCCACCTGCCGGGGACTGCTCAGCTATTGCACGGGCCATGCACCGCTCAGCTGGGATTTTTCGGTCGAGGACCACGGCAAGCCGGAGCTGGTCTGCCCGCCGGGCGGCCCGCGCCTGCGGGTGAACATCTCGCATACCAGGGGACTGGCCGCCGCCGCCCTGACGGTGGAGCACGATATCGGTGTCGATGTGGAATGGCTGCAGCGGACCACTCCGGCGGAAAAACTCGCCGAACGGGTGTTTGCCGAACCCGAACGCAAGGTTCTCGCCGCCGCGCCGGAACAGCGGAAACTCGACACGTTCCTTACCTTCTGGACCCTGAAGGAGGCTTATGTGAAGGCCATCGGCAAGGGCCTGTCACAACCGCTCGACGCCTTCTCCTTCGACCTTGAAACCTTGCGGATCCGCTTCGACGACCGGCTGGCGGACGATCCGGAACACTGGCATTTCGAACGCTATTCCCCCGGTCCGGACCACCTCATGGCCCTCGCCATCCGCCACCCCGACCCGGCGCGCCTTGCGGTCGACGCCATGCCGGCCCCACTCGACTGGCTGCGGGATCTGGCGGGGAAGTAG